One genomic segment of Methanobacteriaceae archaeon includes these proteins:
- a CDS encoding LysE family transporter, which produces MWMEVILFAAASFWVGLSGAMVPGPMLTVTISDSLKKGFRAGPLVVLGHLMAEITLMILLVLGLGWVIRSDMATMLIGGIGGIMLIYIGYTIAKSPLPSEIPGEGKPVEKRGSVLSGIITSISNPYFYLWWATVGWAFMLKGIELAGIIGVLSFLTGHWGADLAWYSLVSFFTGKGRHILPGKRYRIMMIICGVFLVLLGFYFIYSTLMA; this is translated from the coding sequence ATGTGGATGGAAGTTATTTTATTCGCAGCCGCTTCTTTTTGGGTTGGTTTATCTGGTGCCATGGTCCCGGGACCCATGCTCACGGTTACCATCTCAGATTCCCTTAAAAAAGGATTTAGAGCAGGTCCTCTGGTGGTTCTTGGCCATCTTATGGCTGAAATAACCCTTATGATACTTTTAGTGCTGGGGCTTGGATGGGTAATCCGATCTGATATGGCCACCATGCTAATTGGAGGAATTGGGGGCATAATGCTGATCTATATAGGTTATACCATTGCTAAATCCCCCTTGCCCTCCGAAATCCCTGGCGAAGGGAAACCTGTGGAAAAACGCGGATCCGTTCTTAGCGGAATCATCACTAGTATAAGCAATCCTTACTTTTACCTATGGTGGGCTACTGTTGGCTGGGCTTTCATGCTAAAAGGAATAGAACTTGCAGGAATCATAGGAGTTTTAAGTTTTCTGACAGGTCACTGGGGAGCAGACCTGGCCTGGTACAGTTTAGTCTCATTTTTCACCGGGAAAGGACGTCACATTCTACCCGGGAAACGATACAGAATAATGATGATTATCTGTGGGGTTTTCTTAGTATTATTAGGATTTTATTTCATCTACTCCACTTTGATGGCTTAG
- a CDS encoding alanine dehydrogenase, with product MPETLLLKQSEIKELISMKEVIDSVETAFKAYAQRDVQMPAKEYLFFHEGDLRIMPCYIRTQEEAGVKCVNVHPQNPLEHKLPTVMAIIEMIDPQTGFPLAIMDGTLITDMRTGAAAGVATKYLAREDSEVLGIIGAGKQAYTQLMALNEVMDIKKAMVFCRTCSTRTDFAKKATERYGFEVEAVDTAEKAVENCDVIVTTTPARKPIINADWISPGTHINAMGADAPSKQELETRLLLKSKIVIDSWDQASHSGEINVPVTQKVLKQKDIHAKLGDIIIGNATGREGDEITIFDSTGLAVQDVVTAGLIYQRAREQGLGTDFSFMS from the coding sequence ATGCCTGAAACTCTTCTCTTAAAACAAAGCGAAATTAAGGAACTTATTTCCATGAAAGAAGTGATTGATTCTGTTGAAACTGCTTTTAAGGCCTATGCACAGCGTGATGTGCAGATGCCTGCTAAGGAATATCTATTTTTCCATGAAGGAGATCTGAGGATCATGCCCTGTTACATCCGGACCCAGGAAGAAGCTGGAGTTAAATGCGTGAACGTGCACCCGCAAAATCCTCTAGAACACAAATTACCAACTGTTATGGCCATTATAGAAATGATAGATCCGCAAACAGGATTTCCCCTGGCAATCATGGACGGAACCCTGATCACAGATATGAGAACAGGAGCAGCTGCAGGAGTGGCCACTAAATACTTGGCAAGAGAAGATTCAGAGGTTTTAGGAATTATTGGAGCAGGTAAACAGGCTTACACTCAACTGATGGCCCTTAACGAGGTAATGGATATTAAAAAAGCCATGGTATTTTGCAGAACCTGCAGTACCAGAACTGATTTTGCGAAAAAAGCTACTGAAAGATATGGTTTTGAAGTGGAAGCCGTTGATACTGCTGAGAAGGCTGTTGAAAACTGTGATGTGATAGTGACCACCACTCCAGCCAGAAAACCAATTATTAATGCAGATTGGATCAGTCCCGGAACTCACATCAATGCCATGGGTGCTGATGCACCCAGTAAACAGGAACTAGAAACCCGCTTGCTCCTTAAATCAAAGATCGTAATAGATTCATGGGATCAGGCCAGTCACAGTGGGGAAATAAACGTTCCGGTGACCCAGAAAGTGTTAAAACAAAAAGATATCCATGCTAAACTGGGAGATATTATCATTGGCAATGCCACAGGCAGAGAAGGGGATGAAATAACCATATTCGATTCCACTGGACTGGCAGTTCAGGATGTGGTAACTGCAGGTTTGATTTACCAGAGAGCACGAGAACAGGGTCTGGGAACAGATTTTAGTTTTATGAGCTGA
- a CDS encoding DUF1624 domain-containing protein — protein sequence MDLNKRFWEIDVLRGLAIVMMVSYHLIFDLAYFGIITLNVTTGFWWYFARITAFIFLFLVGVSLTLSHSRAQLIMGDHEKKSLFPKYFKRGVKIFSMGLLVTLATWLLIPQEFIVFGVLHFIGLAIILEYPFLNKKQLNLILGTVFIMAGFILTFFTATTPWFIWLGLKPAGFITVDYFPLLPWLGVVSIGLFAGNILYKDYKRQYTLPDLSKNIIIRIFSFLGRNSLLIYLIHQPILILILYLFGVVDIGNLFLILHP from the coding sequence ATGGATTTAAATAAACGGTTCTGGGAAATTGATGTTCTCCGTGGTCTGGCAATAGTCATGATGGTTTCATACCATCTAATCTTTGATCTGGCCTACTTTGGAATAATCACTCTGAATGTTACCACTGGATTCTGGTGGTACTTTGCCCGCATCACAGCTTTCATTTTCCTCTTCCTGGTAGGAGTATCTCTGACTCTCAGCCACTCCAGAGCACAACTAATAATGGGAGACCATGAAAAAAAGAGCCTATTTCCAAAATATTTTAAACGGGGAGTTAAAATATTCTCCATGGGACTTCTGGTTACCCTGGCCACTTGGCTTTTAATCCCCCAGGAATTCATAGTTTTTGGAGTTCTGCATTTCATAGGACTGGCTATAATCCTGGAATATCCCTTTTTAAACAAAAAACAACTGAACTTGATCCTGGGAACAGTTTTCATAATGGCTGGTTTCATTTTAACATTTTTCACAGCCACCACTCCCTGGTTCATATGGCTGGGATTGAAACCCGCCGGATTTATCACCGTGGACTATTTCCCCTTACTCCCCTGGCTGGGGGTGGTTTCCATAGGCCTATTCGCCGGAAACATCCTATACAAAGATTATAAAAGGCAGTACACACTTCCTGATCTGTCAAAAAACATAATAATTAGGATATTCTCATTTCTGGGAAGAAATTCCCTTCTAATTTACCTCATACACCAACCCATTCTAATATTGATACTGTACTTGTTTGGTGTGGTGGATATTGGAAACCTTTTTTTGATACTCCATCCATAG
- a CDS encoding thioredoxin family protein codes for MPYLICDHCNGYYELKNGESPEDFDLKCECGGRLEYYANKYDYYKKLKENDIDRNNHQEPADKPENSYNGFLDNLDQQSKGLIGIAVLCIIVFAAILVSGSFSSMGSSSYLDIMPADIQAAKAPVLVVLSAPRCPACRKFDSETMTNPDVKSKLSAYSVMRINVDTDPERAKRFNTHVIPTLVLLDANGKEIRRNEGYMNSAELMNFLKI; via the coding sequence ATGCCGTACTTAATCTGCGACCATTGTAATGGCTACTACGAGCTTAAAAATGGAGAATCCCCGGAAGACTTTGACTTAAAATGTGAATGCGGGGGACGATTAGAATACTATGCCAATAAATACGACTATTATAAAAAACTTAAAGAGAATGATATAGATAGAAATAATCATCAAGAACCTGCTGATAAACCAGAAAACTCGTATAATGGATTTTTAGATAATCTGGACCAGCAATCCAAGGGACTTATTGGAATTGCAGTGCTTTGTATAATTGTTTTTGCAGCAATTTTGGTAAGTGGATCTTTTTCTTCCATGGGCAGTTCTTCCTACTTGGATATCATGCCTGCGGATATTCAGGCAGCTAAAGCACCAGTACTGGTTGTGCTTTCCGCACCCAGATGTCCTGCATGTCGGAAATTCGATTCAGAAACCATGACCAACCCGGATGTAAAATCCAAATTATCTGCATATTCAGTTATGAGAATAAATGTAGATACAGATCCAGAACGAGCCAAACGCTTCAATACTCATGTAATTCCAACTCTGGTGCTTTTAGATGCTAATGGAAAAGAAATCCGTAGAAATGAGGGTTATATGAATTCTGCCGAGTTAATGAACTTTTTAAAGATATGA
- the gatA gene encoding Asp-tRNA(Asn)/Glu-tRNA(Gln) amidotransferase subunit GatA → MNILEKSQSIRHHETTASENLEGFIKRIKKDNPQINAFVELKIDAAMEKANEIDEKIKKNQEVGKLAGLVVGIKSNINVEDFHITAASRTLENYLGSYDATVIRRIKAEDGIIIGMTNMDEFAAGSSTETSFHGPTDNPAAPGRIPGGSSGGSAAAVAAGMCDLALGSDTGGSIRNPASHCGVMGFKPTYGGVSRQGLLDLAMSFDQIGPFSRDAGGVALMLETIAGPDPRECTTIEWEVPEFTTNIADPEDALKGMRLGVVKEFFEVSDEAIVDIIEDRINQMQGVGVEVVELNFDYLKLCLPTYYLINYVEFFSATRKYDGRKYGERIEEVCGEEVLRRIHMGSYISQKEYSGKYYKKALQARSLIRKEITRLLKDVDVLVGPTVPKLPHKVGTELEPMEMYAYDILTVIANLAGIPAASTPAGDVKGIPVGMQFQAKPLDDERILQLMAAQESLN, encoded by the coding sequence ATGAATATTTTAGAAAAATCACAATCAATTCGCCATCACGAAACAACAGCATCAGAAAACCTAGAAGGATTCATTAAACGAATAAAAAAGGATAATCCTCAGATCAATGCATTTGTAGAACTGAAAATTGATGCTGCAATGGAAAAGGCCAATGAGATAGATGAAAAAATCAAAAAGAACCAGGAAGTAGGAAAGCTGGCTGGGCTGGTTGTGGGAATTAAGAGTAACATCAATGTGGAGGATTTCCATATCACCGCAGCCTCACGAACACTGGAAAACTACCTGGGAAGTTATGATGCCACGGTAATCAGACGAATAAAGGCTGAAGATGGTATAATCATAGGAATGACCAACATGGATGAATTCGCAGCTGGAAGTTCCACTGAAACATCCTTCCACGGACCTACTGATAATCCCGCAGCCCCTGGCAGAATACCCGGGGGTTCCAGTGGAGGTAGTGCTGCAGCAGTGGCTGCCGGGATGTGCGACCTTGCCCTGGGCTCAGACACCGGAGGTTCCATTCGTAACCCTGCCTCTCACTGTGGGGTGATGGGATTCAAACCCACCTACGGTGGGGTAAGCAGGCAGGGACTACTGGATCTGGCTATGAGCTTCGACCAGATCGGCCCATTTTCCCGGGATGCCGGTGGCGTGGCCCTAATGCTGGAAACCATAGCCGGACCAGACCCTAGAGAGTGCACCACCATTGAATGGGAGGTGCCCGAGTTTACCACAAATATAGCTGATCCTGAAGATGCACTTAAAGGCATGCGTCTGGGTGTAGTGAAGGAATTCTTTGAGGTATCCGACGAGGCGATAGTAGATATTATTGAAGATCGCATCAACCAGATGCAGGGTGTGGGGGTTGAAGTGGTGGAATTAAACTTCGATTATCTTAAATTATGCTTGCCCACCTACTACCTCATAAACTATGTGGAGTTCTTCTCAGCCACCCGAAAATATGATGGTCGAAAGTATGGTGAACGAATCGAAGAAGTGTGTGGCGAAGAAGTACTGCGCCGGATACACATGGGATCCTACATCAGCCAGAAAGAATACAGTGGAAAATACTATAAAAAAGCATTACAAGCCAGATCACTCATAAGAAAGGAAATAACCAGGCTCTTGAAAGATGTTGATGTGCTGGTCGGTCCCACAGTCCCAAAACTACCTCATAAAGTGGGCACAGAACTGGAACCCATGGAAATGTATGCCTACGACATACTCACCGTTATAGCCAACCTGGCAGGCATACCCGCAGCCAGCACCCCTGCCGGGGATGTGAAGGGAATCCCAGTGGGAATGCAATTCCAGGCCAAACCACTGGATGATGAAAGGATCCTTCAGTTAATGGCAGCTCAGGAATCACTTAATTAA
- a CDS encoding AAA family ATPase, with amino-acid sequence MKKIGILYVAGSLPNFENFGELPTHLLKDNGLVNGKKGHKVLDGLILPGGSIMESLSISPEVETVIRKMDSQGKFILGMCSGFQVLSQKTDIGRKSPCPVEREGLGILDVTFHPLIGTDRVEAEVVDESFLTKGMVGEKVKGFHCHTYGDIRGDAPPVFYSKVKRTDYTENPRKILSGVRNDEGNVVGTMVHASLDENPSLRDNILHYLDAGEKDFQEIKLANQELVKKIKKEIGIGWDIYSGKPDYHLTSSANNTSKTPPFLMIVSTGSDSGKTFLTTGLVGVLRKKGYRVAVLKVGPDIRDLVPALYLNKEKMEIFSSIQIGGLGWKDLQEILEDVEGRNYDLILIEGVMSIFTGLLNEKTPFSAAEIARAGNIPTLLVTGCNKGGIETAAVDLASHVDMCKKLGIKTAGVILNKVYHEGIAETASKYLKNTTGLDWVGLVPKAQLATRGGTPEVEIKLEDFCQKAMETVEQHLDVEGIVKMAQKPYFTGYPSYDEILKGFCIK; translated from the coding sequence ATGAAAAAAATAGGCATACTGTATGTTGCAGGATCACTACCCAACTTCGAGAACTTCGGAGAACTCCCCACCCACCTATTAAAGGATAACGGGCTGGTCAATGGTAAAAAAGGTCATAAAGTCCTGGATGGTCTTATACTCCCTGGGGGGAGTATCATGGAATCACTGAGCATCAGCCCAGAGGTGGAAACTGTCATCCGAAAAATGGACAGTCAGGGGAAATTCATACTGGGAATGTGCTCCGGATTCCAGGTACTATCACAAAAAACCGATATCGGACGCAAATCTCCCTGCCCAGTGGAAAGAGAGGGACTGGGAATACTGGATGTCACCTTCCATCCCCTGATAGGCACAGACCGGGTGGAAGCTGAGGTAGTGGATGAATCCTTTTTAACTAAGGGAATGGTGGGAGAAAAGGTCAAAGGTTTTCACTGCCACACCTATGGCGATATAAGGGGTGATGCACCACCAGTATTCTATTCAAAGGTTAAAAGAACAGACTACACGGAAAATCCCCGAAAAATACTCTCCGGTGTTCGTAATGATGAGGGGAATGTGGTGGGAACCATGGTCCACGCATCACTGGATGAAAACCCATCCCTAAGAGATAATATCCTCCACTACTTGGATGCTGGTGAAAAGGATTTTCAGGAGATTAAACTGGCTAACCAGGAACTGGTAAAAAAGATCAAAAAAGAAATAGGGATAGGATGGGATATTTATTCGGGTAAACCAGATTATCACTTGACATCCTCAGCAAATAACACCTCAAAAACACCACCTTTTCTCATGATAGTCAGCACAGGCTCAGACTCAGGGAAAACCTTCCTCACCACTGGACTGGTGGGAGTGCTACGCAAAAAAGGTTACCGGGTGGCAGTGCTGAAGGTTGGTCCGGATATAAGGGACCTGGTACCCGCCCTCTACCTGAATAAGGAGAAAATGGAGATCTTTTCATCCATCCAGATCGGTGGCCTGGGATGGAAAGACCTACAAGAAATCTTAGAGGATGTAGAAGGCCGAAATTATGATCTTATACTAATAGAGGGGGTAATGAGCATATTCACCGGACTTTTAAATGAAAAAACTCCATTTTCAGCTGCTGAAATAGCCAGAGCCGGTAACATCCCCACTCTCCTGGTAACAGGATGCAACAAGGGAGGTATTGAAACTGCAGCAGTTGATCTGGCATCCCACGTGGATATGTGTAAAAAATTAGGTATAAAAACAGCCGGAGTGATCCTGAACAAGGTTTACCATGAAGGAATAGCTGAAACCGCCTCAAAATATCTTAAAAACACTACAGGACTTGACTGGGTGGGATTAGTTCCCAAGGCCCAGCTAGCAACTCGGGGAGGAACCCCGGAGGTGGAGATAAAACTGGAGGACTTCTGCCAGAAAGCCATGGAAACAGTTGAACAACATCTTGATGTTGAGGGAATAGTGAAGATGGCTCAGAAACCATATTTCACAGGATATCCATCTTATGATGAAATATTAAAGGGTTTTTGTATAAAATAA
- a CDS encoding type I restriction endonuclease subunit R — MRGLNEDMVEQEALKILQELGYEILHGPDISPDGTNPMRELYSDVVLVERLREAVYRLNPDIPPTAREEVVRKVLRVESQDLLTNNQSFHRMLTDGVDVEYRADGRVVYDKALLFDFARAENNDFLAVNQFTVIENDHNRRPDIILFINGLPLVVIELKNPTDDKATLEKAYQQLQTYKSQIRSLFDFNEILIISDGMEARAGTLTSDFQRFMPWKTITGEKDDLLTMLEMEVLLRGMLNQEVLLDLLRHFIVYDESEAQVKKKMAAYHQYHAVNKAVQATLKAAGPGGDQRCGVVWHTQGSGKSLIMAFYAGKLVLEMDNPTLVVLTDRNDLDDQLYSTFASSKNILRQEPVQARDRRHIRELLQVASGGIVFTTIQKFLPEPGTEYPTLSERRNIVVIADEAHRSQYDFIDGFARHMRDALPNASFIGFTGTPLERGDKNTVAVFGNYIDIYDIEQAVEDGATVRIYYENRLVKLDLKEDEKPHIDPQFDFVTEGQEMESQEKLKSKWARMEAIVGSKTRIKRVAQDVVNHFQQRLEAMDGKGMVVCMSRRICIELYQEIIKLRPDWHHDDDDQGFLKVIMTGSASDPLNWQPHIRNKPRRKHLGDVFKDPDSSFKLAIVRDMWLTGFDVPSLHTMYIDKPMQGHGLMQTIARVNRVYKDKEGGLIVDYLGIATELKKALSQYTEGGGRGEIAFDQEEAVALMMEKYEIVSALFYGFHYQGFQKSTTSDKLKLMRDGAEFVLGQEDGKKRCLKYVNELSKAFSLAVPHPQAMKIRDDLAFFKAVRNYIVKVTGAPQALEEDLDLAIQQILSKALVSDEVVDLFQLAGLKKPDISILSDEFLMEVQGMEHKNTAAELLKRLLNDEIKTISRKNVIEARSFADMLEKTIRQYHNRSIEAVTVIEELIELARKMREAQSRGEDLGLTEYELAFYDALGVNDSAVQVLGDEVLREIAMELVKTIKNNITIDWTLRASVQAKMRVAVKKILRQYGYPPDKEKLAVKTVLEQATRICEDWVAA, encoded by the coding sequence ATGAGAGGACTCAACGAGGACATGGTGGAACAGGAAGCCCTAAAAATCCTCCAGGAATTGGGCTATGAAATTCTGCATGGTCCGGATATCTCTCCCGATGGCACGAATCCTATGCGGGAGCTTTACAGTGATGTGGTGTTGGTGGAAAGATTAAGGGAAGCAGTTTATCGTCTGAATCCTGACATTCCCCCCACTGCTAGGGAAGAGGTGGTCCGTAAGGTGTTGAGAGTGGAGAGTCAGGATCTTCTCACCAACAACCAATCCTTCCACCGTATGCTCACTGATGGGGTGGATGTGGAGTACCGAGCAGATGGTCGGGTGGTATATGATAAGGCTTTGCTCTTTGACTTTGCCCGGGCAGAGAATAATGACTTCCTGGCAGTGAACCAGTTCACAGTTATTGAAAATGACCATAACCGCCGTCCAGATATAATTCTTTTTATTAATGGACTTCCCTTAGTGGTGATTGAACTTAAAAACCCCACTGATGATAAGGCAACTTTGGAGAAGGCCTATCAGCAGCTTCAGACTTATAAATCCCAGATTCGTTCTTTGTTTGATTTTAATGAGATTTTAATCATCAGCGATGGTATGGAAGCCCGGGCCGGGACTTTGACCAGTGATTTCCAGCGTTTCATGCCCTGGAAAACCATCACTGGTGAGAAAGACGACCTTCTCACCATGCTGGAGATGGAGGTCCTCCTCAGGGGAATGCTCAACCAAGAAGTCCTCCTGGATCTCCTCCGCCACTTCATAGTTTACGATGAAAGCGAAGCTCAAGTTAAAAAGAAGATGGCTGCTTACCACCAGTACCACGCCGTGAACAAGGCAGTGCAGGCCACTTTAAAGGCAGCAGGACCTGGAGGGGATCAAAGGTGTGGGGTGGTCTGGCACACCCAGGGATCAGGCAAAAGTCTGATCATGGCCTTCTACGCTGGTAAACTGGTCCTGGAAATGGACAACCCCACCCTGGTAGTTTTAACAGACAGAAACGACCTAGACGACCAGCTCTACAGTACCTTTGCTTCATCCAAGAACATCCTTAGACAGGAGCCAGTACAGGCCAGGGACCGGAGGCACATCCGGGAACTTTTGCAGGTGGCCAGTGGAGGTATTGTATTCACCACCATCCAGAAATTCCTACCCGAACCCGGAACTGAATACCCAACCCTATCCGAGCGGAGAAATATTGTGGTCATAGCTGATGAGGCTCACCGCAGCCAGTACGACTTTATAGATGGCTTCGCCCGTCACATGCGCGACGCCCTCCCAAATGCATCCTTCATTGGATTCACAGGCACTCCCCTGGAGAGGGGTGATAAAAATACCGTGGCTGTCTTCGGGAATTACATTGATATCTATGATATTGAACAGGCAGTGGAGGATGGGGCCACCGTACGCATATACTACGAGAACCGCCTGGTGAAGTTGGACCTTAAGGAGGATGAAAAACCCCACATCGACCCCCAGTTTGACTTCGTAACCGAGGGCCAGGAAATGGAAAGTCAGGAGAAATTAAAAAGCAAATGGGCCCGGATGGAGGCCATTGTAGGGAGTAAAACCCGCATCAAACGTGTGGCCCAGGATGTGGTGAACCACTTCCAGCAAAGACTGGAAGCCATGGATGGTAAGGGTATGGTGGTCTGTATGAGCCGCCGCATTTGCATCGAACTCTACCAGGAGATCATCAAGCTCCGCCCAGATTGGCACCATGATGACGATGATCAGGGCTTCCTGAAGGTGATCATGACTGGCAGTGCCAGCGACCCCCTTAATTGGCAGCCACACATACGCAACAAACCCCGCAGAAAACACCTGGGAGATGTTTTCAAGGACCCGGATTCATCTTTTAAACTGGCCATTGTCCGGGATATGTGGCTCACTGGCTTTGACGTGCCCAGCCTGCACACCATGTACATTGATAAACCCATGCAGGGACATGGCCTGATGCAGACCATAGCCCGGGTTAACCGTGTCTATAAAGACAAGGAGGGTGGTCTTATCGTGGATTATCTGGGAATAGCCACTGAACTTAAAAAGGCCTTATCCCAGTACACCGAGGGTGGGGGAAGGGGAGAAATAGCCTTCGACCAGGAGGAAGCTGTGGCTTTGATGATGGAAAAATACGAAATAGTCAGCGCACTCTTTTATGGATTCCACTACCAGGGATTCCAGAAATCCACTACAAGTGATAAGTTGAAATTAATGCGGGATGGTGCTGAATTCGTTCTGGGACAGGAGGATGGTAAAAAACGTTGCTTGAAGTATGTGAATGAATTATCCAAGGCTTTCTCCCTGGCAGTGCCCCATCCCCAGGCCATGAAGATAAGGGATGATCTGGCCTTCTTCAAAGCTGTGCGAAATTACATAGTTAAGGTCACCGGTGCCCCCCAGGCACTGGAGGAGGATTTGGACCTGGCCATCCAGCAGATACTCAGTAAGGCCCTGGTTTCAGATGAAGTTGTGGATCTTTTCCAGTTAGCTGGTCTGAAAAAACCCGACATATCCATACTATCTGACGAGTTTTTGATGGAAGTTCAGGGCATGGAACACAAGAACACCGCAGCTGAACTACTGAAAAGACTCCTGAATGATGAAATAAAAACTATTTCACGTAAAAATGTGATCGAAGCGCGTTCCTTCGCAGATATGCTGGAGAAGACCATCAGACAATACCATAATCGTAGCATTGAAGCAGTGACGGTTATTGAGGAGTTAATAGAACTTGCCAGGAAAATGAGGGAAGCCCAGAGCAGAGGGGAAGATCTGGGATTAACTGAATATGAACTGGCCTTTTATGATGCCCTGGGAGTTAATGATAGTGCAGTTCAGGTTTTAGGGGATGAGGTATTAAGGGAAATAGCTATGGAACTGGTTAAAACCATCAAGAATAATATAACCATTGACTGGACCTTAAGGGCGAGTGTTCAGGCTAAGATGAGGGTGGCTGTGAAGAAAATCCTCCGCCAGTATGGTTATCCGCCGGATAAGGAGAAATTAGCAGTTAAAACTGTGCTGGAACAGGCCACACGTATCTGTGAGGACTGGGTTGCTGCTTAA
- a CDS encoding restriction endonuclease subunit S, with product MNMNEENFKETEIGLIPEDWDFVKLEKLINIKHGFAFKGEYFSDEETPNILLTPGNFKIGGGFNDSKFKYYNGEIPEDYVLNEGDIIVSMTDLSKEGDTLGYSAKIPFLEGKKFLHNQRLGLIIPISEEAYPDFIYWKLRDRNYRHWVLASASGTTVKHTSPSRILGFEFALPPRNEQKKIASFLSVLDYKIELNHKMNQTLEAIGQAIFRHWFVHFEFPDEEGRPYKSSDGEMVDSELGQIPVGWEVQEIGKVIETTGGGTPSTKKEEYWEKGDIQWFSPRDITANNQIFITESEKKINDSGLKNSSARIFPPHSLMMTSRATVGELSINTTEACTNQGFITCIPNEILSIFYLYFWIKMNKENIISLASGSTFREINKSTFRSLKILIPDKNIIKLYNKLINPLFSQIESNQTQNIKLSKIRDSLLPKLMSGKIRIKPPKEATIK from the coding sequence ATGAATATGAATGAAGAGAATTTTAAAGAAACCGAGATAGGATTGATTCCTGAGGATTGGGATTTCGTTAAATTGGAAAAGCTAATTAACATTAAACATGGATTTGCTTTTAAAGGAGAATATTTTTCTGATGAAGAAACTCCAAACATTCTTCTAACTCCAGGTAATTTTAAAATTGGTGGAGGTTTTAATGATTCAAAATTTAAGTACTATAATGGAGAAATACCAGAAGATTATGTTTTGAATGAAGGAGATATTATAGTTTCAATGACTGATTTAAGTAAAGAAGGCGATACATTAGGTTATTCAGCTAAAATTCCATTTTTAGAAGGTAAAAAATTTTTACATAATCAAAGATTAGGTTTAATCATTCCCATATCTGAGGAAGCATATCCTGACTTTATTTATTGGAAATTGAGAGATAGAAACTATAGACATTGGGTTTTGGCTTCAGCAAGCGGTACTACAGTTAAACACACTTCTCCCTCAAGAATTTTAGGATTTGAGTTTGCTTTACCCCCTAGAAATGAACAAAAGAAGATAGCAAGCTTTCTTTCAGTTCTAGATTACAAAATCGAACTCAACCACAAGATGAACCAAACCCTGGAAGCCATAGGCCAGGCCATCTTCCGGCACTGGTTCGTTCACTTCGAATTCCCCGACGAAGAAGGCAGGCCTTACAAGTCCAGCGACGGGGAGATGGTTGATTCTGAGTTAGGTCAGATTCCTGTGGGGTGGGAAGTTCAAGAAATTGGAAAAGTTATTGAAACTACTGGTGGAGGAACACCTTCAACAAAAAAAGAAGAATATTGGGAAAAAGGAGATATTCAATGGTTCTCGCCCCGTGATATCACTGCAAATAATCAAATATTCATAACAGAATCAGAAAAGAAAATTAACGATTCAGGGCTAAAAAACAGTTCTGCCAGAATATTTCCACCTCACTCATTGATGATGACTAGCCGAGCAACCGTTGGCGAATTATCAATCAATACTACTGAAGCCTGCACCAACCAAGGTTTCATTACTTGTATTCCTAACGAAATTTTATCCATATTTTACCTCTATTTCTGGATAAAAATGAATAAAGAGAACATCATTTCTTTAGCCAGTGGTTCAACCTTTAGAGAAATAAATAAATCAACATTTAGAAGCTTAAAAATACTTATACCCGATAAAAATATTATCAAATTATATAACAAACTCATTAATCCTCTTTTTAGTCAAATTGAGAGTAACCAAACTCAAAATATAAAATTATCCAAAATCCGCGACTCACTCCTCCCCAAACTCATGTCCGGTAAGATAAGAATAAAACCTCCTAAGGAGGCCACCATAAAATGA